From the genome of Candidatus Binatia bacterium, one region includes:
- a CDS encoding DUF503 domain-containing protein, translated as MRLELHLPASDSLKAKRSVLNRVKERVRSGFNASVAEVEHQDLWQRATLGVAIVGSAPGALDNVLRDILRAVEREDRLQVLDFQIRII; from the coding sequence ATGCGGCTCGAGCTCCACCTGCCCGCCTCCGATTCCCTGAAGGCCAAGCGCTCCGTGCTGAACCGGGTGAAGGAGCGGGTGCGCTCGGGTTTCAACGCGTCCGTCGCCGAGGTGGAGCACCAGGATCTCTGGCAGCGGGCGACCCTGGGGGTCGCCATCGTGGGGAGCGCGCCCGGCGCTCTCGACAACGTGCTGCGGGACATCCTCCGCGCCGTCGAGCGCGAGGACCGGCTTCAAGTTCTCGACTTCCAGATCCGGATCATCTGA
- the rbfA gene encoding 30S ribosome-binding factor RbfA gives MPARSESPRTRRVAERIQVELAEILSKETEDPRLRSLTVTAARVSRDLASARVWVSGRMTPDEEAAALAALEHAAPFFRTLLAPRLGLRIVPTLRFEVDRTIEAGARIEELLREIKDQDETKE, from the coding sequence GTGCCCGCACGCTCCGAGAGTCCGCGCACGCGCCGCGTCGCCGAGCGCATCCAGGTCGAACTGGCCGAGATCCTGTCGAAGGAGACGGAGGATCCGCGGCTGCGCTCGCTGACCGTGACCGCGGCCCGCGTCTCCCGCGACCTCGCCTCGGCGCGGGTCTGGGTGAGCGGGCGGATGACGCCCGACGAGGAGGCGGCCGCGCTCGCGGCGCTGGAGCACGCGGCGCCCTTCTTCCGCACGCTGCTCGCGCCGCGGCTGGGGCTGCGGATCGTGCCCACGCTGCGCTTCGAGGTGGACCGCACGATCGAAGCGGGCGCGCGGATCGAGGAGCTGCTCCGCGAAATCAAGGACCAGGACGAGACCAAGGAGTAA
- a CDS encoding bifunctional oligoribonuclease/PAP phosphatase NrnA yields the protein MPHAAFRAFVDAHDDFLILSHIDPDGDAVGSSLGLAWALRPIGKRVTVANDSPLPASLRFLPGWEEIRLASELPEPFRAVFVLDCSSLDRVGRTGIAAIAPGAAIACVDHHAGTDGFGDPRLVNVSASATAELIVEILQASELPIGPEAAACLYAGIASDTGAFRFQNTTPHVLRLAARLVERGADPSRTARSLFGRKSPASLRVLGLALASLESRASGKVSVLTISRAMFDEAKAAPEDADGIVQYAQSVNGALIGVLIQETAPGEVRISFRSDGSVDVNDIAGRFGGGGHRNAAGARLRGELSVVRESVLQALEQAVHGGPPAPRG from the coding sequence GTGCCCCATGCCGCCTTTCGCGCGTTCGTGGACGCGCACGACGATTTCCTGATCCTTTCCCACATCGACCCCGACGGCGACGCCGTGGGCTCGTCGCTCGGACTGGCGTGGGCGCTCCGGCCCATCGGGAAGCGCGTCACCGTGGCGAACGATTCGCCGCTCCCGGCCAGCCTGCGCTTCCTGCCCGGATGGGAGGAGATCCGCCTCGCCTCCGAGCTTCCCGAGCCCTTCCGCGCCGTCTTCGTCCTCGACTGCTCGTCGCTGGACCGCGTCGGCCGCACGGGCATCGCCGCGATCGCGCCGGGCGCCGCCATCGCCTGCGTGGACCACCACGCCGGCACCGACGGGTTCGGCGATCCGCGCCTGGTGAACGTGAGCGCGAGCGCCACCGCCGAGCTGATCGTCGAGATCCTCCAGGCCAGCGAGCTTCCGATTGGGCCCGAGGCGGCGGCCTGCCTCTACGCGGGCATCGCGTCGGACACCGGAGCGTTCCGGTTCCAGAACACCACGCCGCACGTGCTGCGCCTGGCGGCCCGCCTGGTCGAGCGCGGCGCCGATCCCTCGCGCACGGCGCGCTCCCTGTTCGGCCGGAAGTCGCCGGCCAGCCTTCGCGTGCTGGGGCTGGCGCTCGCCTCGCTGGAATCGCGGGCCTCGGGCAAGGTGAGCGTGCTCACGATCTCCCGCGCCATGTTCGACGAGGCGAAGGCCGCCCCCGAGGACGCCGACGGGATCGTCCAGTACGCGCAGTCGGTGAACGGCGCCTTGATCGGCGTGCTGATCCAGGAGACCGCGCCGGGCGAGGTCCGGATCTCCTTCCGCTCCGACGGCAGCGTGGACGTGAACGACATCGCCGGCCGCTTCGGCGGCGGCGGCCACCGGAACGCCGCGGGCGCCCGGCTCCGGGGCGAGCTCTCCGTGGTGCGCGAGTCGGTGCTCCAAGCCCTCGAACAGGCGGTACATGGCGGACCTCCTGCACCTCGTGGATAA
- the truB gene encoding tRNA pseudouridine(55) synthase TruB, with amino-acid sequence MADLLHLVDKPEGWTSHDVVARLRGILGERRIGHAGTLDPFASGLLVLGEGRTTPLLSCIGLLPKRYVARALLGVVTDTQDRTGRAVAEARPESIPGRDQVEAALAAFRGPIMQCPPAYSAVKVGGERSYRVARRGGDPERKPRPAHVYALALSDGAQHPEIAFEVTVSRGTYVRTLAHDLGQALGCGAHLTALRRTAIGPFRVEDALSPSREAGLGAERFRERALAPERALSFLPRVRLDRNEADRLRYGAAPASDPARLETAPQDDPLPPGEAGWPVALLDGDGTLLALARPMESQRPGEPMALLRVMSAAPERTPAAGEAR; translated from the coding sequence ATGGCGGACCTCCTGCACCTCGTGGATAAGCCGGAGGGCTGGACGTCGCACGACGTGGTCGCCCGCCTGCGCGGCATCCTGGGCGAGCGCCGGATCGGCCACGCCGGAACCCTCGATCCCTTCGCGAGCGGCCTCCTCGTCCTGGGCGAGGGGCGCACCACGCCGCTCCTCTCCTGCATCGGACTCCTCCCGAAGCGCTACGTCGCGCGGGCGCTCCTGGGCGTCGTGACCGACACGCAGGACCGCACCGGCCGCGCGGTGGCCGAAGCGCGGCCGGAGTCGATCCCGGGACGCGATCAGGTCGAAGCGGCGCTCGCCGCCTTCCGGGGACCGATCATGCAGTGCCCGCCCGCCTACTCCGCGGTGAAGGTGGGCGGGGAGCGCTCCTACCGCGTGGCGCGGCGAGGCGGCGACCCCGAGCGGAAGCCGCGGCCGGCGCACGTCTACGCGCTCGCGCTTTCCGACGGGGCGCAGCACCCCGAGATCGCTTTCGAGGTCACGGTCAGCCGCGGCACGTACGTGCGCACGCTGGCGCACGACCTGGGGCAGGCGCTGGGATGCGGCGCCCACCTGACGGCGCTCCGGCGGACGGCGATCGGCCCCTTCCGCGTCGAGGACGCGCTCTCCCCCTCGCGGGAGGCGGGGCTCGGCGCCGAGCGCTTCCGCGAGCGCGCGCTCGCTCCGGAGCGGGCCCTCTCCTTCCTGCCGCGGGTGCGGCTGGATCGGAACGAGGCGGACCGGCTCCGCTACGGCGCGGCGCCGGCTTCCGATCCCGCGCGGCTCGAAACGGCGCCCCAGGACGACCCGCTGCCGCCCGGAGAAGCGGGATGGCCGGTGGCGCTCCTCGACGGCGACGGGACGCTGCTCGCGCTCGCGCGGCCGATGGAGTCCCAGCGCCCGGGCGAGCCGATGGCGCTCCTGCGCGTGATGAGCGCGGCGCCCGAGCGGACCCCCGCGGCCGGGGAGGCGCGATGA
- the ribF gene encoding riboflavin biosynthesis protein RibF, translating to MTAAAPSEGAPVPVPVAGRPIALTIGVFDGLHRGHRRVIEATVAAAREMAGAAWVATFDPHPDTVVRGVEPRPWITPPEERKALLHALGVDRVEVIRFDHAVQELLPEGFLDRILGPGAPLRVLVVGPDFRMGKNRVGDRAYLEELGKRRGFSVREAPFLMGNGAKLSSTLLRREIETGLLEEAAAILGRPYALEGTVGSGAGRGTGLGYPTANLEVSPQKLLPASGIYLSENELEGRIQPGITYVGSAGTFGPGPVRVEVHLLDFTGSLRGKGLRTLLIRRLRADKVFDSPKALIEAMDKDLAEARAWWGSARGATTRG from the coding sequence ATGACCGCCGCGGCCCCCTCCGAGGGCGCCCCGGTCCCGGTGCCGGTCGCCGGGCGGCCGATCGCGCTCACGATCGGCGTCTTCGACGGGCTCCATCGGGGGCACCGCCGGGTGATCGAGGCCACGGTGGCCGCGGCCCGCGAGATGGCCGGCGCGGCGTGGGTGGCCACGTTCGACCCGCACCCCGACACGGTCGTGCGCGGCGTCGAGCCCCGCCCGTGGATCACCCCTCCCGAGGAGCGGAAAGCGCTGCTCCATGCCCTCGGCGTGGACCGGGTCGAGGTGATCCGCTTCGATCACGCCGTCCAGGAGCTTCTCCCCGAGGGGTTCCTCGACCGGATCCTGGGCCCCGGCGCGCCGCTTCGGGTGCTGGTCGTCGGGCCCGACTTCCGGATGGGGAAGAACCGCGTGGGGGACCGCGCCTACCTCGAGGAGCTGGGGAAGCGGCGCGGCTTCAGCGTGCGGGAGGCTCCGTTTCTCATGGGCAACGGCGCCAAGCTCTCGAGCACGCTCCTTCGCCGGGAGATCGAGACGGGGCTCCTGGAGGAGGCGGCCGCCATCCTGGGCCGGCCCTACGCCCTGGAAGGGACCGTGGGGAGCGGCGCCGGCCGGGGCACCGGCCTGGGGTACCCGACGGCGAACCTCGAGGTGTCCCCCCAGAAGCTCCTTCCGGCCAGCGGCATCTACCTGTCGGAAAACGAGCTGGAGGGGCGGATCCAGCCCGGCATCACCTACGTCGGGAGCGCCGGCACGTTCGGCCCCGGCCCGGTCCGGGTGGAGGTGCATCTGCTCGACTTCACCGGGAGTCTGAGGGGGAAAGGGCTTCGGACGCTATTGATCCGGCGGCTCCGCGCCGATAAGGTGTTCGACTCGCCGAAGGCGCTCATCGAGGCGATGGACAAGGACTTGGCCGAGGCCAGGGCCTGGTGGGGAAGCGCCCGCGGCGCGACGACCCGCGGCTAG
- the rpsO gene encoding 30S ribosomal protein S15, with translation MPLSPERKREVIGQFKTHEADSGSAEVQIALLTERIKYLTEHFKVHKRDHHSRRGLLRMVGQRRRLLDYLKATKVERYRAVVKELGLRK, from the coding sequence GTGCCGTTATCGCCTGAACGGAAGCGCGAAGTGATCGGACAGTTCAAGACCCACGAGGCCGACTCCGGGTCGGCCGAAGTCCAGATCGCGCTTCTCACCGAACGAATCAAGTACCTGACGGAGCACTTCAAGGTCCACAAGCGCGACCATCACAGTCGCCGCGGACTGCTCCGAATGGTGGGTCAAAGGCGACGGCTACTCGACTATCTGAAGGCGACGAAAGTCGAGCGCTACCGGGCAGTGGTCAAGGAGCTGGGCCTCCGCAAGTAG